One segment of Carya illinoinensis cultivar Pawnee chromosome 13, C.illinoinensisPawnee_v1, whole genome shotgun sequence DNA contains the following:
- the LOC122290889 gene encoding cation/H(+) antiporter 4-like, whose amino-acid sequence MTSMIQSLDVATSFPNSSMITISECVEVPYKVHSPGLWNWFHSGNMFSIPQLELQMMIIFAITHASHYILRPYGVPQFTSQIIAGIILGPSLLGRFEPFKILFDVRSQEIIGMLAAFGHVLFLYLSGVKMDMKVLKRMGRKALYTGIACILFPLIIGTSLGVCLKRSWRLTKEEAYSIPYLTSFHSLTPFPVVVYLLENLKILNSELGQLGLSAALVSDAIGLLLIVLAILSINGLEKGNFDVIFSGGSTIIYILTLVIVFRPAMVWIVKQTPKGRPVKTVYIHIIMLLMLVCGLLSHSFNLTIVFGPFFLGLVVPDGPPLGSAIVNKFNCFTEHVLLPLFVTTCAMKADLRLISLDTNLLTFDIILLIATFAAKIVACLIPLLYSKMPINDSLALALILSFKGEFQLSLYSTFGDEQVNLIPDKSLSLSIVAILINATIAPILVKYLYDPSRKYAGYKKRDIMHNRRNAELRILVCIHKPDNIPTVIKLLEASGPTRQRPLTVYVLHLIKLVGRASPVFISHQMQKKTLSKTSYSENVITAFNRFKQDNLDGISLLHVFTAISPPKYMQEDVCTLALDKLSSLIVLPFHRKWSLDGFVESEDCAIRTLNCGVLELAPCSVGILVDRGRSTIPADSSYSVAMVFLGGSDDQEALTFAKRMASDMMNINLTVIHFVASESEGFRDWDDLLDHEVLKDVKLNNLSGGYVTYIEEMVEDGSQTALIIHSMIDEYDLIVVGRRHNVVSPQTSGLAEWSEFPELGVIGDLLATSDNNTRTSVLVVQQQK is encoded by the exons ATGACCAGCATGATACAGTCGCTAGATGTTGCAACTTCATTTCCAAATTCAAGCATGATCACCATAAGCGAATGTGTTGAAGTTCCCTATAAGGTCCATTCGCCAGGCCTATGGAACTGGTTTCATTCTGGGAATATGTTTTCAATTCCACAGCTTGAGCTGCAGATGATGATTATTTTTGCAATCACGCATGCCTCCCATTACATTCTTAGGCCATATGGAGTCCCTCAATTTACCTCCCAAATTATT GCGGGCATAATCCTCGGTCCATCACTACTTGGGCGCTTTGAACCATTCAAGATCTTGTTTGACGTTAGAAGTCAAGAAATAATTGGTATGCTGGCTGCCTTTGGTCACGTACTGTTTTTGTATTTGAGCGGAGTGAAAATGGATATGAAAGTGTTAAAAAGGATGGGAAGAAAAGCCTTATATACTGGTATTGCCTGCATATTGTTCCCTTTGATAATTGGCACGTCACTTGGAGTGTGCCTTAAAAGATCTTGGCGCCTCACCAAAGAAGAAGCATATAGTATTCCATATCTGACATCATTTCATAGTTTAACTCCATTTCCGGTGGTTGTTTACCTTCTTGAGAACCTCAAGATCTTGAACTCTGAACTTGGTCAATTAGGCCTATCTGCAGCATTGGTTTCCGACGCgattggcttgcttcttattgTTCTTGCCATATTGAGTATAAATGGCCTGGAGAAGGGTAATTTTGATGTTATTTTTAGTGGAGGATCAACCATTATCTATATCTTAACCCTTGTAATTGTTTTTCGACCCGCAATGGTTTGGATAGTCAAGCAAACACCCAAAGGAAGGCCTGTCAAAACCGTATACATTCACATCATCATGCTGCTGATGCTTGTTTGTGGCTTGCTTTCTCATTCGTTTAATTTGACTATTGTCTTTGGACCTTTTTTTCTCGGTTTGGTGGTACCAGATGGACCGCCTTTAGGATCTGCCATTGTCAACAAGTTCAACTGCTTCACCGAGCATGTGCTTCTTCCACTCTTTGTAACTACATGTGCTATGAAGGCAGATCTGCGTTTAATCAGCCTCGATACCAACTTGCTGACCTTCGATATAATCCTCCTTATCGCGACTTTTGCTGCTAAAATCGTGGCCTGTTTGATTCCTCTCTTGTACTCCAAAATGCCCATAAATGATTCTCTAGCACTTGCTCTCATTTTGAGTTTCAAAGGTGAATTTCAGCTCAGCTTATATTCAACATTCGGAGATGAACAG GTCAACCTTATACCAGACAAGTCGCTTTCTTTATCGATAGTTGCGATCCTAATTAATGCAACTATTGCACCAATCTTGGTGAAGTACCTGTACGATCCTTCGAGGAAATATGCAGGTTACAAGAAAAGGGATATCATGCATAACAGACGCAATGCAGAGCTTCGCATCTTGGTTTGCATCCACAAACCCGACAACATTCCTACGGTTATCAAACTACTGGAAGCTTCAGGCCCGACAAGACAAAGACCCCTTACTGTTTATGTTCTTCACCTTATCAAACTGGTTGGCCGAGCCTCCCCCGTTTTTATCTCACACCAAATGCAGAAAAAGACTCTCTCCAAAACTTCCTATTCAGAGAATGTGATTACCGCATTTAATCGCTTCAAACAAGACAATCTGGATGGCATATCACTGTTGCATGTTTTCACTGCCatctctccaccaaagtacatGCAGGAAGACGTATGCACTCTTGCACTGGACAAGCTCTCGTCCCTCATAGTACTCCCATTCCACCGGAAATGGTCCCTTGATGGGTTTGTTGAATCGGAGGACTGTGCTATAAGGACTCTGAACTGCGGTGTCCTTGAATTAGCACCTTGCTCCGTGGGGATCCTTGTTGATCGTGGCCGTTCAACTATTCCAGCAGATTCATCTTATTCTGTTGCAATGGTCTTCTTAGGAGGGAGTGACGATCAAGAGGCATTAACATTTGCGAAACGCATGGCCAGTGATATGATGAACATCAATTTGACTGTGATTCACTTTGTTGCATCTGAGAGTGAAGGGTTTAGAGATTGGGACGATTTGCTGGACCATGAGGTGCTCAAGGATGTTAAACTTAACAATTTGAGTGGTGGATATGTGACGTATATAGAGGAGATGGTGGAAGATGGATCTCAGACGGCACTGATAATTCATTCTATGATAGACGAGTACGACCTTATTGTAGTTGGGAGGCGGCACAATGTAGTGTCCCCTCAAACGTCAGGGCTTGCAGAATGGAGTGAATTCCCAGAGCTGGGTGTCATCGGAGATCTTCTTGCCACCTCAGATAACAACACCAGGACATCCGTTTTGGTGGTACAGCAGCAGAAGTAG
- the LOC122290892 gene encoding uncharacterized protein LOC122290892: MDKAWMHIEDRMRSIEYTEGVKHFIELAKAHSPGRDCIRCPCRRCRNRTFHPISLVQDHLFIVGIDTSYSAWIFHGEEETENDAAFSDEQVPDDGNYNDYIDDVDEMLDDIRVGSFMDNSGRTEFYVDDGPSRHTAEAPILGNFDELLENARKPLYPNCTNFLKLSFIVKLLHIKIVGGWTVKSFDMVIKLLQAAFPQALFPASYHDARRLQQGLGFSYTKIHVCPNDCALFWKDHANKDECPKCNASRWALSTTNQQRIPQKVLRYFPLKPRLQRLFMSKKTAQSMRWHVEERVDDPNFMRHPADSTVWKDFDNKHPWFAQDPRNVRHGLASDGFNPFNNMSKPYSIWPVLLVPYNLPPWLCMKDPYVMMSLLIPGPKAPGNDIDVFLRPLIDELTELWVEGIHTYDAYKRESFQLRVALLWTVNDFPAYANLSGWSTKGKLACPTCNLETDSLWLVNGQKHCYMGHRRWLVLDHAWRRKKAAFNGKDKHRLKPKILEGQALMEQLHEVSNVQFGKLLKKRKRTPNELNWTKKSIFFDLPYWLDLGLRHNLDVMHIEKNICDNVLGTLMNIEGKSKDTATARRDLEDLGLRKELHLQHHGNQTSMSLGCYMLNVNERRSFCARLSEVKFPDGFASNIARCVNVSEGKIMGMKSHDCHILMQYLLPVVIGGYLRPDVRRCLIELCSFFKELCGRTLDIIVLKRLQANIPIILYKLEMIFPPAFFDIMVHLAIHLPDEALLAGPVQYRWMYPFERYMGKFKRYVRNRAHPEGSIAEAYLHVECLTFCSMYLNDIETRHNREERNIDTVGQSSLEPSLSVFSQKVRPLGAAQISKLDEALLAKATWYVLNNCPEIEDYLEDHRNNMQEEDPSNFEHRHQMQFPMWFRTRIAELHAMTPPAVTDDIFALACGPDPLVARYAGCIMNGIRFHTKELEGRHRTQNSGVVVHGDHEGVPIDFYDVLQDIIELRYMGWRKCFLFKCDWWDIGDRRRGIHVGDHFTSVNTSRQWYKDEPFALACQTLQVFYIKDPNWGGSWHAVHKITNRNVYNIRHKTSDVHDDADDDDDGSDTLETEDESDTDVIHYVSVNETSPETLNPLTRGDSDNLPVDSSTMSPEQLCRETDDEDCVDDEDLNRQFDMENMPAVDSDGIVAVASEAIQASCIPGRVLMVISGKRGRRGRIRPRRPLIVASPSDEAPVQVPPTRSLRDYVNPIFNASTGAVPAVSEEVPDLVLQPSSLRDEEDTYVDASQEAPQAVGIEESQPAVE; the protein is encoded by the exons ATGGATAaggcttggatgcatattgaagatagaaTGCGTTCTATCGAATATACTGAAGGCGTCAAACATTTCATAGAGCTGGCAAAGGCCCATTCACCGGGTAGAGACTgcattaggtgtccatgtaggAGATGTCGAAATCGAACTTTCCATCCCATTTCATTGGTTCAGGATCACTTGTTCATCGTAGGTATTGATACATCTTATTCTGCATGGATTTTCCACGGCGAGGAGGAAACAGAAAATGATGCCGCATTTTCTGATGAACAAGTTCCTGATGATGGTAACTACAATGACTACATTGATGATGTagatgagatgttagatgacatccgtGTGGGATCCTTTATGGATAATTCTGGTAGAACAGAATTTTATGTAGATGACGGGCCGTCACGACACACCGCTGAGGCTCCGATACTGGGTAATTTCGACGAGTTACTGGAAAATGCACGAAAGCCACTTTATCCAAACTGCACCAACTTTTTGAAACTATCATTCATAGTcaagttgcttcacataaagatAGTTGGGGGTTGGACTGTGAAGTCTTTTGACATGGTTATTAAGCTGTTGCAAGCAGCATTTCCTCAAGCACTGTTCCCCGCCTCATACCACGATGCTCGCCGCTTACAGCAGGGTTTGGGATTTAGTTACACAAAGATCCATGTATGCCCAAATGATTGTGCATTGTTTTGGAAGGATCATGCTAATAAAGACGAGTGCCCTAAATGTAATGCATCTAGGTGGGCCTTAAGTACAACTAACCAACAGAGGATACCCCAAAAAGTCCTCCGATATTTCCCTTTGAAGCCGCGGTTGCAAAGGCTGTTTATGTCTAAAAAGACTGCCCAATCCATGAGATGGCATGTAGAAGAGCGTGTTGACGACCCCAACTTCATGAGACATCCAGCTGATTCTACTGTATGGAAAGATTTTGATAACAAACATCCTTGGTTTGCTCAAGATCCTCGTAATGTTAGACATGGTCTAGCAAGTGATGGGTTCAACCCATTTAATAATATGAGTAAACCGTACAGCATTTGGCCAGTGCTACTTGTGCCGTACAACTTGCCAccttggttatgcatgaaagatccatatgtGATGATGTCATTATTGATCCCTGGACCAAAGGCACCgggaaatgatattgatgtgtTCTTGCGTCCCCTAATAGATGAGTTGACAGAATTATGGGTAGAGGGAATTCATACATATGATGCATACAAACGAGAATCTTTTCAATTGAGGGTTGCGTTACTCTGGACCGTCAATGACTTTCCTGCATATGCAAATCTGTCTGGTTGGAGCACAAAGGGTAAGTTGGCATGCCCTACATGTAACTTAGAAACAGATTCTTTGTGGCTTGTGAATGGCCagaaacattgttatatgggtcATCGTCGGTGGTTGGTGCTAGATCATGCTTGGAGAAGGAAAAAGGCAGCTTTTAATGGTAAGGACAAACACCGTCTCAAACCGAAAATTCTGGAGGGACAAGCTTTAATGGAGCAATTACATGAGGTCTCAAATGTGCAGTTTGgtaaattattaaagaagagGAAACGTACACCGAATGAACTGAACTGGACAAAAAAAAGTATCTTCTTTGACCTACCGTACTGGTTAGACTTGGGATTGAGACATAACTTGgatgtcatgcatattgagaaaaatatttgtgataacGTTTTGGGAACCTTGATGAATATTGAAGGCAAAAGCAAGGACACCGCTACTGCGCGTAGGGATTTGGAAGATCTTGGACTgaggaaagaattacatttacAGCATCATGGTAATCAAACTTCTATGAGTCTTGGTTGTTATATGTTAAACGTAAATGAGAGGAGGAGTTTTTGTGCACGCTTGTCAGAAGTTAAATTTCCTGATGGCTTTGCCTCGAATATTGCCCGGTGTGTCAACGTTTCTGAAGGAAAAATCATGGGTATGaagagtcatgattgtcatatcTTGATGCAATATTTGTTGCCGGTTGTTATTGGTGGGTACCTACGACCCGATGTGCGTCGATGTTTAATAGAGTTGTGTTCGTTTTTCAAGGAATTATGTGGTCGAACACTAGACATAATAGTATTGAAACGGCTTCAAGCTAatattcccatcattctttacaaactggaaatgatattcccacctGCATTTTTCGATATCATGGTGCACCTTGCTATTCATCTGCCAGATGAGGCTTTGCTAGCAGGACCTGTCCAATACAGGTGGATGTACCCTTTCGAGAGGTATATGGGTAAGTTCAAACGGTATGTCCGCAACAGAGCCCATCCAGAAGGCTCAATTGCAGAGGCATATTTGCATGTGGAGTGCCTGACATTTTGCTCTATGTACTTGAATGATATCGAGACTAGACATAATCGAGAGGAACGGAACATTGACACAGTTGGGCAGAGCTCCCTAGAGCCAAGTTTATCGGTTTTCTCCCAAAAGGTTCGCCCTCTAGGGGCAGCccaaatttcaaaattagatGAAGCCCTGTTGGCCAAGGCCACGTGGTATGTCCTTAATAATTGCCCGGAGATTGAGGACTATTTAGA GGACCACCGTAACAATATGCAAGAAGAGGACCCAAGTAACTTCGAGCATAGGCACCAAATGCAATTCCCAATGTGGTTCAGAACACGT ATTGCCGAGTTGCATGCAATGACTCCCCCCGCGGTGACCGATGACATATTTGCTTTAGCATGTGGGCCAGATCCATTGGTGGCGAGATATGCCGGTTGTATAATGAATGGAATTCGATTTCACACAAAGGAGCTTGAAGGGCGTCACCGCACCCAAAACAGTGGGGTTGTTGTTCATGGCGACCATGAAGGAGTGCCTATTGACTTCTACGACGTGTTGCAAGACATCATAGAATTACGCTATATGGGATGGCGTAAGTGTTTCttgtttaaatgtgattggtgggacatTGGTGATAGAAGAAGGGGGATACATGTTGGGGACCACTTTACGAGTGTTAATACTtctaggcaatggtataaagatgagccgTTTGCCCTCGCTTGCCAAACGTTGCAAGTATTCTACATCAAGGACCCGAATTGGGGGGGAAGTTGGCATGCGGTACACAAGATAACCAATAGGAATGTTTATAATATTCGCCACAAGACCTCGGACGTGCATGATGATgctgatgatgacgatgatgggTCGGACACTCTTGAAACTGAAGATGAGAGTGATACTGATGTTATTCATTATGTCTCAGTTAATGAAACTAGCCCAGAGACGCTCAATCCACTGACCCGAGGAGATTCAGACAACTTGCCGGTTGATTCGTCAACCATGTCACCTGAACAATTGTGTAGAGAAACTGACGATGAGGATTGTGTTGATGATGAAGACCTTAACCGACAATTTGATATGGAGAACATGCCTGCTGTGGATAGCGATG GCATTGTTGCTGTTGCAAGTGAAGCCATTCAAGCTAGCTGCATACCCGGCAGG GTATTAATGGTGATATCTGGAAAAAGAGGCCGGAGGGGAAGAATTAGACCTCGACGTCCGCTCATAGTAGCGAGCCCTAGTGATGAAGCTCCAGTTCAGGTGCCTCCAACAAGGAGCCTAAGGGATTATGTCAATCCCATATTTAATGCATCAACTGGAGCAGTACCAGCAGTTTCTGAAGAAGTTCCAGATTTGGTGCTTCAACCGAGTAGCCTAAGAGATGAGGAGGATACTTATGTTGATGCCTCACAGGAAGCACCACAAGCAGTGGGCATAGAAGAGTCTCAACCTGCAGTTGAATAG
- the LOC122292919 gene encoding uncharacterized protein LOC122292919, translated as MGNSLRCCLACVLPCGALDLIRIVHLNGNVEEIARPITAGEILRANPDHVLTKPCFQGVVRKILIMSPDSELKRGSIYFLIPVSSLPEKKQSGNVNPNKSSKRSKKYCSPDVVSGGFVRYPEPDFISEKKSSRRNRRTSTGRVGVWRPHLESISED; from the coding sequence ATGGGTAACAGTTTAAGGTGTTGCTTGGCTTGTGTTCTTCCCTGTGGAGCCCTGGACTTGATCCGTATCGTCCATTTGAACGGCAACGTTGAAGAGATTGCTAGACCAATCACAGCCGGTGAGATCCTTCGGGCTAACCCAGATCACGTCCTGACCAAACCCTGCTTTCAAGGCGTTGTACGTAAAATCTTGATCATGTCGCCGGATTCTGAGCTCAAGAGAGGAAGCATATACTTCTTAATCCCGGTTTCCTCCCTGCCCGAGAAGAAACAAAGTGGTAACGTCAACCCCAACAAATCCTCCAAGAGGAGCAAAAAGTACTGCAGCCCTGATGTCGTCTCAGGTGGCTTTGTTCGTTATCCAGAGCCGGATTTCATTTCCGAAAAGAAATCTTCACGTCGGAATCGTAGGACTAGTACTGGCCGAGTTGGAGTATGGCGGCCACATCTTGAGAGCATCTCCGAGGACTAA